The sequence GTTGATGGCGTGGATCACTCATGCTTACGGCTGGTCTGAAACCTTTGTCGTCATGGGCGTGGCCGGGCTGGTGATGAGCATGATCTGGTTGCGCGTGATCTACAGCCCGAAAGAGCATCCGCGCCTGGGTAGCGCCGAGCTGGCGCATATCCGTGACGGCGGCGGGCTGGTGGAGATGGACCAGGGTTTGAGCGGCGGCGGCGCTGCCGATGCGCCCAAGGTTAACCGCGGCGCCAAGCTGGCTTACCTCAAGCAGTTGCTGAGCAACCGCATGCTGGCCGGCGTCTACCTGGGTCAGTACTGTATCAATACGATTACCTATTTCTTCCTGACCTGGTTTCCGATCTACCTGGTGCAGGAGCGCGGCATGTCGATCCTGAAGGCTGGCTTCATCGCCTCGTTGCCGGCGGTGTGCGGCTTCCTCGGCGGCGTGCTGGGCGGTTTGATTTCGGACCGTCTGATCAAGCGCGGCTTCAGCCTGACTTGGGCGCGCAAGATCCCGATTGTCGCCGGCCTGCTGCTGTCGACCACCATGGTCTTGTGCAATTATGTCGATACCCAATGGATGGTGGTCGGCATCATGGCCCTGGCGTTCTTCGGCAAGGGCGTCGGCGCGCTCGGCTGGGCAGTAGTGGCGGATACCTCGCCGAAAGAGATCATCGGCCTGACCGGCAGCCTGTTCAACATGTTCGGCAATATCGCCGGCATCACCGCGCCGATCGTGATCGGCTATATCATCAAGGAAACCGGCAACTTTGAATGGGCGCTGGTATATGTCGGTGCCAACGCCTTGCTGGCGGTGATCAGCTACCTAGTGATCGTCAAGGACATCAAGCGCGTGGTGCTCAAGCCGCTGGACGATGCGGAGCAGCCTTTCAAGAAATTATCCGGAGCGGAAACACGATGACTACCATAGCCGTGCCTTTATATATCCGCATGCAGGACGAGGACAACGTCGCCATCGTGGCGAATGACGGCGGCCTGCCTGCCGGGACCATATTTCCTTGCGGCCTGGTGTTGCGCGATAAGGTGCCACAAGGCCACAAGCTGGCATTGCGCGACCTGGCCGAAGGCGAAGCCATCATCCGTTACGGTGTCGCTATCGGCTATGCGCAACGCGCCATTCCACAAGGCAGCTGGATAGAAGAGTCGCTGGTGCGCATGCCGCCCGCGCGCGAATTGAGCAACCTGCCGATCGCCACCCGGGTGCCGGTTGCAGCTGCGCCGCTGGAAGGCTACACCTTCGAAGGCTATCGCAATGCCGACGGTACGGTCGGCACCCGCAACATCCTGGCGATCAGCACCACGGTGCAATGCGTGTCGGGCGTGGTGGAGCATGCGGTCAAACGCATCAAGGCCGAGCTGCTGTCCAAGTATCCACATGTGGATGACGTTATCGGCCTTGAACACACTTACGGCTGTGGCGTGGCGATCGATGCGCCGGGCGCGGAAATTCCGATCCGCACCCTACGTAACATCAGCATGAATCCGAACTTCGGCGGCCAGGCCATGGTGGTCAGCCTGGGCTGCGAAAAGCTGCAGCCTGGCCGTCTGTTCCCGCAAGGGACGATCCCGATCCAGAACACCGGCGGCAAGGAAGACGGCTTGCGCGTGGTCTGCCTTCAGGATGCGGAACATATCGGCTTCGAGGCTATGATCGCGTCCATCATGGCGACTGCGGAAGAGCAACTGAGCGAACTGAACCTGAGGCGCCGCGAAACCTGTCCGGCTTCGGAGCTGACGGTGGGCGTGCAGTGCGGCGGTAGCGACGCCTTCTCAGGTGTTACCGCCAATCCGGCGGTGGGCTACGCCAGCGACCTGCTGGTGCGCGCCGGCGCCACCGTGATGTTTTCCGAAACCACCGAAGTGCGCGACGGCATCGACCAGCTCACTGCGCGCGCCGCCAATCCGGAGGTTGCCGCGGCGATGATCCGCGAGATGGCCTGGTACGACGATTACCTGACCCGCGGCGGCGTCGACCGCAGCGCCAACACCACGCCCGGCAATAAAAAGGGCGGCCTTGCGAACATCGTCGAGAAGGCCATGGGTTCCATCGTCAAGTCCGGCAGCCGCCCAATTTCCGGCGTGCTCTCGCCCGGCGACAAGGTCCGGCAAAAGGGTTTGATCTACGCCGCCACGCCGGCCAGCGATTTCGTCTGCGGCACACTGCAGCTGGCTGCCGGCATGAACCTGCACGTGTTCACCACCGGGCGCGGCACGCCCTACGGCTTGGCTGCGGTGCCGGTGATCAAGGTGGCCACGCGCAATGACCTGGCGCGGCGCTGGCACGACCTGATGGATATCAACGCCGGCCGCATCGCCAGCGGCGAAGCCACCATCGAGGAAGTCGGCTGGGAGCTGTTCCGCCTGATGCTGGACGTCGCCAGCGGTCGCAAGCAGACTTGGGCCGAACATCACAAATTGCATAATGCCCTGACCCTGTTCAATCCGGCGCCGATCACATGAGCGCCGCGGCAAAGCCTGGCACAGATCAGGTTGCGAGCGTTTCAGCTCGATGAAACAGCTTGGCGACGATGGTCCACTTGCCGTCCACCTTGAGCAGGTTGAGATAGTCGACCATGATGTTGTCGAACAGCCGCAGGCGCACCTTGACCATCGCCATTTCCGGCGACATCACATCCACCATCAATACTTCGTCCAGGCGCGCAAAGCCGCGCGCCTGCGGCGATTCACGGCCCTGCACCATCTTGCGGTATTCCTGGAAGGGGCGGACGGTGACGGCGTCATCCTGGGCGGAGTACAAGACGCAGCCAGGATGGAACACTTGGTCGAACTTGGCCAGCTCCTGGGTTTGCAGCACGTCGAAATAATCTTTCAGCATGGTTTGGATTTCATTGAGTATCATGGAGTTTCCCGTTTCTGGTGGTTGATGGAAGCGCGGCGACTGGCCGGGGACGGCTTGTCGGGCAGGCAATGCATTATCGAATCCTCCCAGGCGCACGTATAGCGCTTCTTTTTCACACATTTTGCGAAAGAAATTCACGGTGAAACTGCCTCCGCTACCCGCATTGCGTGCATTTGAAGCATTGGCCCGATTGGGCAAGGTGGTCGATGCCGCCGAGGAGCTGCACGTCACGCACAGCGCCGTCAGCCACCAGGTCAAGGCGCTGGAAGACTACATTGGCTTGGCGCTGGTGACGCGCGCGGGACGCTCGTTGACGCTGACGGAAGAAGGGCGCGTCTACGCTTATCAGGTGCGCCAGGCGCTGGCCGAGATCGCCGGCGCCACCGAAAAAATCCAGCGCCGGCCGCGGGACAGCCAGCTGACGATTTCAGTCGTGCCATCCTTCGGCAGCTTCTGGCTGCTGCCGCGCCTGCATACTTTCATTGCATCCCATCCGGAACTGCAGATCAGTTTGACGGCGAGCATGGCGTTTGCCGATTTCGACAAGGAATTGCCGGATTGCGCCATCCGCTTCGGCCACGGCCAGTGGCCGGATGTGCATTGCGAACCCTTGATGGACGATAGCTTGCTGGTGGTCGCCGCACCAGGCTTCAACGGCGGCGATCTGGCGGTGACGCCGGAACAGCTGATGCAGCTGCCGCTGCTGCACGCCAGCGAAAGCTGGCCGGTATGGCTGGCGGCGGCCGGCTGCGAGCACTTGCGTCCGCGCGCGGCGCTCGAGTTCACCGATTCCAGCATGATGCTGGAAGCCGCCAGGCTGGGCTATGGGGTTGCGCTGACACGGCGTTCTATCGCCCACGCCATGATAGAAAGACAGCAGCTGGTGCGGCTCACCGAGATCGAAGCGCCGCACCCGTCGCGCTACTTCCTGGTGTGGCCGGTGCGCAGCCATCAGTCGCCCAAGTTGCTGCAGCTGCTGGCCTGGCTGAAACAGCAGGTGGCGGAATACCAAAGCAAGCTGATGGCAGTGCGCAAGCAAGGTGTCAGCAAAAAATAAATCTATCTAGGTAATTCACGCGATTGCAGATCGAACGGCACATTCGTCGGGATCTCTTCCGGGTGTTCCTTGTGCTGGAATAGCAGCCCATACTTGGACTCGATGAAATACACGCGGTTGCCAACGATGACTCCTGACGAAGGATCGTTCAGTCCGCTGACGATGGTGTCCAGCGTTGCGCTGCCGCCGTCTATCCTGGCGATACTGATCTGGCCGCCGTAAGGACCGGTCTTGCCGAAGGCATTACTTTCGAAGATCGCCATGCGGCCGGGAGCGTAGATGCGGATGGCGTCGGCGTTCTTCAGCACGCGCGGCATCTCGATGCGGTTCACCGCGCCGGCCGCCCCGCCTTCTTCAACATCGACCCGCAGCACGTAAGGCACGGCAGTCACCAGGCTGACATACAGGCGGCGGTCGCCATCGAGTGCGATGCCGTTCAGGTAGACGCCGTCGCTGCCGGCACCCATGCTCGGATCTTCCTTCCAAATCGTCAACGCTGCGGCCCCTGGCAACAGGCGCAATACGCGCGGATGGAAGGAATCGGTGACATACAGCGTGCCGTGGCTATCTTGCGCCAGGTCGTTGCAATAGCCCTTGTCCGGCATGGCATAGCTGGCGCGCGGCGCGCCGCTAGTGAGGTCGTAGCTTTTCAGCGCGCTTGGGGTGGAGGGAACGCTGGTGTAACCCCAGTTGCCGGAACAGACCCACAGCAATTGATGCGCGGCGTCGACCAGCACGCCCTGGCCATTGGCGAGACCGTTGGAGCCGGGCGTCACCAGGATTTCCGGTGCGCTGCCGTCTGGCCGCACCCGCGCCACCGCGCCCTGGCGCCAGCTTCCTACGTAAAAGGCGCCGTCTGGTCCGGTGGCCAGGCTTTCCGGATACCAGTCCGCCGGCAGGCTCAGGGTCGGCAAGGTCTTTGCGGCGCCGGCGGCAAGCGCGGGCTGCGTTGCGCAAAACAAGGCGCCCAGCAAGGTTGCTGGCAAGGCGAGACTACGCAAAAGGCTGTGTGGCTTCATTTTTTTTTCTCCATATCTTGGCTAGACGTGGCCATTCTCACTCCGGCGCCATATTTGATAAACTGAGCAATACTTTAATCACTCGACACTCAGGCTTTCGAATGGATAGATTGACCAGCATGGCCGTATTCGTCCGCGTGGTGGAAAAAGGTAGTTTCGCCGCCGTGGCGGAAGAGTTTTCGCTGTCGACCACCATGGTCGCCAACCACGTGCGGGCGCTGGAGACCCACCTCGGCGCGCGCTTGCTGGACCGCACCACGCGCCGCCACAGCCTGACCGAGATCGGCAGCGTGTATGTGGAACGCTGCCGCGATGTGCTCAACAGCGTGCAGGCCGCTGACTGTGTCGCCGAAGCCTTGCGCGCGGTCCCGCGCGGCAAGTTGCGCATGACTTCGCCGGTCACCTACGGCGCACATCGCTTGGTGCCGTTGATCGGCGAGTACATGACGCTGTACCCGGAAGTGCAGGTGGAACTGGTCTTGAACGACCGCGTGGTGGATATGGTGGAAGAAGGTTTTGAAGTGGCGCTGCGTTCCGGCGTGGTGGACGGCGCCAATCTTATCGCCCGCCCGCTGCGCCCGTCGCGCATGTTTGCGGTGGCCAGCCCGGCCTATTTAAAACGCCACGGCAGGCCACGGCATCCGGCCGAGCTGAGCGGGCATA comes from Collimonas pratensis and encodes:
- a CDS encoding MFS transporter, with translation MILFMLFAVTTFNYADRAILSIAGTAMKGELGFDAVTMGFIFSAFSWAYVLGQLPGGWLLDRYGSKKIYAISIFIWSLFTLLQGGVHFLGALWAVPVLFMLRFMVGLAEAPSFPANGRIVAAWFPTSERGMASAIFNSAQYFATVLFAPLMAWITHAYGWSETFVVMGVAGLVMSMIWLRVIYSPKEHPRLGSAELAHIRDGGGLVEMDQGLSGGGAADAPKVNRGAKLAYLKQLLSNRMLAGVYLGQYCINTITYFFLTWFPIYLVQERGMSILKAGFIASLPAVCGFLGGVLGGLISDRLIKRGFSLTWARKIPIVAGLLLSTTMVLCNYVDTQWMVVGIMALAFFGKGVGALGWAVVADTSPKEIIGLTGSLFNMFGNIAGITAPIVIGYIIKETGNFEWALVYVGANALLAVISYLVIVKDIKRVVLKPLDDAEQPFKKLSGAETR
- the garD gene encoding galactarate dehydratase; the encoded protein is MTTIAVPLYIRMQDEDNVAIVANDGGLPAGTIFPCGLVLRDKVPQGHKLALRDLAEGEAIIRYGVAIGYAQRAIPQGSWIEESLVRMPPARELSNLPIATRVPVAAAPLEGYTFEGYRNADGTVGTRNILAISTTVQCVSGVVEHAVKRIKAELLSKYPHVDDVIGLEHTYGCGVAIDAPGAEIPIRTLRNISMNPNFGGQAMVVSLGCEKLQPGRLFPQGTIPIQNTGGKEDGLRVVCLQDAEHIGFEAMIASIMATAEEQLSELNLRRRETCPASELTVGVQCGGSDAFSGVTANPAVGYASDLLVRAGATVMFSETTEVRDGIDQLTARAANPEVAAAMIREMAWYDDYLTRGGVDRSANTTPGNKKGGLANIVEKAMGSIVKSGSRPISGVLSPGDKVRQKGLIYAATPASDFVCGTLQLAAGMNLHVFTTGRGTPYGLAAVPVIKVATRNDLARRWHDLMDINAGRIASGEATIEEVGWELFRLMLDVASGRKQTWAEHHKLHNALTLFNPAPIT
- a CDS encoding nuclear transport factor 2 family protein, with translation MILNEIQTMLKDYFDVLQTQELAKFDQVFHPGCVLYSAQDDAVTVRPFQEYRKMVQGRESPQARGFARLDEVLMVDVMSPEMAMVKVRLRLFDNIMVDYLNLLKVDGKWTIVAKLFHRAETLAT
- the gcvA gene encoding transcriptional regulator GcvA encodes the protein MKLPPLPALRAFEALARLGKVVDAAEELHVTHSAVSHQVKALEDYIGLALVTRAGRSLTLTEEGRVYAYQVRQALAEIAGATEKIQRRPRDSQLTISVVPSFGSFWLLPRLHTFIASHPELQISLTASMAFADFDKELPDCAIRFGHGQWPDVHCEPLMDDSLLVVAAPGFNGGDLAVTPEQLMQLPLLHASESWPVWLAAAGCEHLRPRAALEFTDSSMMLEAARLGYGVALTRRSIAHAMIERQQLVRLTEIEAPHPSRYFLVWPVRSHQSPKLLQLLAWLKQQVAEYQSKLMAVRKQGVSKK
- a CDS encoding SMP-30/gluconolactonase/LRE family protein, yielding MKPHSLLRSLALPATLLGALFCATQPALAAGAAKTLPTLSLPADWYPESLATGPDGAFYVGSWRQGAVARVRPDGSAPEILVTPGSNGLANGQGVLVDAAHQLLWVCSGNWGYTSVPSTPSALKSYDLTSGAPRASYAMPDKGYCNDLAQDSHGTLYVTDSFHPRVLRLLPGAAALTIWKEDPSMGAGSDGVYLNGIALDGDRRLYVSLVTAVPYVLRVDVEEGGAAGAVNRIEMPRVLKNADAIRIYAPGRMAIFESNAFGKTGPYGGQISIARIDGGSATLDTIVSGLNDPSSGVIVGNRVYFIESKYGLLFQHKEHPEEIPTNVPFDLQSRELPR
- a CDS encoding LysR family transcriptional regulator; translated protein: MDRLTSMAVFVRVVEKGSFAAVAEEFSLSTTMVANHVRALETHLGARLLDRTTRRHSLTEIGSVYVERCRDVLNSVQAADCVAEALRAVPRGKLRMTSPVTYGAHRLVPLIGEYMTLYPEVQVELVLNDRVVDMVEEGFEVALRSGVVDGANLIARPLRPSRMFAVASPAYLKRHGRPRHPAELSGHNCLGFMSWGKDHSWRFSQGEQLEVVPVRGSFVSNNGQALLTAALNGIGVVVQADVLLDAGIASGQLVQLLPEWTLPGRPIHLVRTRDARPTAKLRTFVDFLVERLG